The following DNA comes from Halarsenatibacter silvermanii.
TCTTATCGGCAGTTGGCTTCGGTTCTCTGCCGGTATTTGCGGTATTTGCCTATCAGGAAGGAGTAAAAGTTTTAACGCTTCTCTCCTTTCGTTTCTTCTTTACCAGCCTGATCCTGGCAGTCTACATGCTCAAAAACAGGGTTGCATTGCTGCCCAAAAGAGAAGAAATTAAAGGATTAATCCTGCTGGGTTTCTTCTATGCAATCTTCAACTTCTCTTATTTTACCGCTTTCGAGCTGATTCCAACATCCATGGCTGCCCTGATTTTTTACGCCTATCCAGCTCTGGTCGCTCTATTTGCATTTTTGCTGGGGGAGGAAGAATTGAATCTGACCAGAGCGGTCGCTATATTAGCCGCTTTTATGGGCATCTATCTGGTCTATTATGATTTTACCGTAATAATAGTGCCTCTGGGCCTTTTAGCAGCAGTGGGTTCAGCCGTCTTTTATGCTTTATACATTATAACCGGCAGCCGGTCATTAAAGACGGTCAACCTCAGCACTGCCGTGTTTTACACCTGCATTTTTTCCGCGGTCGGCTTTCTGGCCGCCGGCAGCTGGCAGGGAGATTTGCAGTTTGCTCTCTCCCGGCAGGCTCTTTTTCTGCTTGCTTTCATAACAATAGTCTCCATGTTTGGCCTGCTGTTATTTCTGTACGGTGTTAAAAACACCTCTCCCACCATCGCTTCCATGGCCAGCATGATAGAGCCGATATTCACAGTTTTTCTCTCGCTGCTTGTTTTAGCCGAATCTTTTTCTCCGATTCAGTATGCCGGCGGAATGCTGGTTATCGCAGCTTCAGCCTATATTGTAATAAAACGGGCCTGATCTGCTGCCCTGATATTATAATTATTTTTATACAAAAAAAAGAAGTTTGCTTTATTTAACTTCTCATGATAGAATAATGTTAAAATTTATTATCGTTATCAGTGTTTTTGATGCGAATTTAAGTCAGAGGAGGGAATATTATCTCCGATCATTCAGACGGTAAAAACAAATTTTTAAATTCTATCTTCTCC
Coding sequences within:
- a CDS encoding DMT family transporter, with the protein product MQGKEKSCPESSPPSEINKNYTRGSIAAFLSAVGFGSLPVFAVFAYQEGVKVLTLLSFRFFFTSLILAVYMLKNRVALLPKREEIKGLILLGFFYAIFNFSYFTAFELIPTSMAALIFYAYPALVALFAFLLGEEELNLTRAVAILAAFMGIYLVYYDFTVIIVPLGLLAAVGSAVFYALYIITGSRSLKTVNLSTAVFYTCIFSAVGFLAAGSWQGDLQFALSRQALFLLAFITIVSMFGLLLFLYGVKNTSPTIASMASMIEPIFTVFLSLLVLAESFSPIQYAGGMLVIAASAYIVIKRA